ATGCTCCTTTACTTTTATTACTCTAGTTTTAGATTTTGCCACTGCTTGTCTGCATACATTAAAAATTTTCGCAGATTTGCTGTAGGGAATATTTAGTGTTTTGGCTTCACTAAGTTTTGCTGATTTTGATTTATTTTTATTGATCTCGTAATATCTCTTAGCTATTTCTATTAATTCTTCTTTTGTAAATTCGTTTCAATCGGGTTCGATTTGTTTTTTAGGTCTGCCACTCCCTGGCTTTCTGTTCGAACCCTTTTTATCTAATAATTGATCTTGCATATCATTATTATAATATCTAATAATTTTTTTGATTCTTCGAAGTAGTTGTGTTCTGGTTATAAAACTTGTATCTGGCGAAATATCGTTTATATAATTTATTGTTTTTTTTAATCCAAATTCATTGTAAATTTTATAAATCATATCAAACTCGTCTTTTTTAAAGTGTCTTGACATTAGTATTCTCCTTTTTGTTGAATTTGAAAATTTAAAAAAGCTAACACTTTGAGCGTTAGCTTTTCCTTAAACTAGGGCAAAAAAGCAAATACCTTAGTGTTAATTTTTTTTGCCCTAGTTTAAACCGGACACTTTTTTAAGATTATCTATCAAACCGGGAAACTCATGATAAATATTCGCTAGATTGATCTAAAATTACTTTTTTATTAAGTTTATTTGATTTTCAACTAATTTTACAATTTCTAAAGCAATTGCAGGAGCTGCTGATAAACCTGGTGACTGCATTCCGGCAGCAAAAATAAAATTAGGATCTTTATAAGAAGCTCGAATAACAAAATCGCTATCCTGAATTTCGATCGGTCTTGAGCCTGCAAGTGCAAAAATTGTTTCCTGATAATCTAAAGTTGGTATAATTTTATGACCAATTTTTTGAATTTGCTCAACAAGATTAAAATCAAGACAATTCACCTTTGATTTATCGATGTTTTCTTCTGCTGTTGGTCCGACTAAAATATTACCATCAGGACGAGGCGCGACAATTACACCTTTTCCATATTTTTGGGGTACTAGAAAATAAACATCTTTTACATCAGGGTGATTTTTAAGAATTAAATATTGACCTCTTCTTTGTTTTTGACTAAATTCAGAAAATCCGGCTAATTTTCCAATTTCATCAGCATAATGACCGGCAGCGTTAATAATAATTTTAGTTTGAAAAAATTTATTTTCATCATTATTTGTTTCAATTTCAAATAAATCTTGATCATTTTTTGAAATTGAAACAACTTTTGTATCAGTATAAGAATCTACACCATTTTTAAGCGCAATTTCTAAAAAAGCAAGACTAGATTTGACCGGATCAATAACTCAAGAATTATCACACTCAAGGGCCAAAGATGCTTGTTTTGAAACTAATGGATGTTGAGTTTCTAGCTCTTTTTTTGATAAAACTCTTAAATGTGATTGACTAAGTCCGTTGATAATTCCGCGCTCATAAAGATCATGAATGATTTTTTCTTCTTCAGAATCAAAGGCAAGAACAATGCTTTTTGCTTGTTGACGAGGAAAATCTACTTTTGGAAATATGTTTTCAATTCACAATTTATGTCCTAAAACATTAAATTTTGCTTTTAATTTATGCGGTTTTGCGTCAAAACCACAGTGAATTATTCCTGAATTTCCTGTTGTAGTTTCTGATGCAGCATATTTTTTTGCTTCAAGAATTGCAATTTTTAGTTTAAATTTACTCAATTCATAAGCAATATTTGTACCGATTATCCCGGCACCAATAATAACTACATCATATTGTTGCAATTTTTTAGTTTCCATATGCGACTAATTCCTTTTAATAATTTTATAATTTAATTATATCAAAATAATTGCTATTTATTGGTTGATTTTAGTTTGTTTTTATATAAACGGTTAGCAATTTTCTTTTTGATAATTAAAGACGGAATAATTAAAAAAATTGAAATTAAAACTAAAATAACACGTAAAATTAGCAAAATTCTTGTTGAATTAAGCGGATAAGTAAGCAGCAAAAAAGTTAATGAAAATAAAATAACTGAATAATAAAAAACAAAAGAAAAATCGACAACTTTTAGCCTAGTTAAAACTAATGAAGCAAAAAAACAAACAAAAAAATTTAAAATTCCAATAATTGCTAAAATTCAATATGAAATTATCTCTTTTTGTCAAAAATCAGGCGAAAAAAATATATAAATTAAGCTAATAGGAATGAAAATTAGAAGTAAGGCAAAAACAAAATCCGGAATTTTTGTTATTTTTTTATACATTTTTTTCGCGATTTTTCAGCAATTCAATAAAGTCAACTAATGAAATTTTGAAAGATTCTTGTGAACCAAATTCGCGATAAGTAATTTCGTTTTTTGCTATTTCTTCATCACCCACAATTATCTGAAAAGCAGTTTTTTGTAAATTTGCTTCACGAATTTTACGTGTAATTCGTTCAGATCTTAAATCAATTTCGGAATTATAACCTAAATTAAAAAGTATTTCATGGATTTTTTTACTATATTCATAATGTTTTTCACCAACGGGAATCACGATAATTTGCTTTGGTGAAAGTCAAAATGGTAATTTTCCTTTAGTTTGTTCTAATAAAATTGCAATAAACCGCTCATAAGTTCCAATTAGACCACGGTGAATCAATATTGGAGTTTCTTTTTGATTAAATTCGTTAGTAAAACTAATTCCAAATTTTTGCGGCAAGAGAAAATCCAGTTGCAAAGTCGAAATTGTAACTTCTTTATTTAATGCTGTCTTAATTTGAAAGTCGATTTTTGGACCATAAAAAGCAGCTTCACCGATTTTTTCAACATATTTTACGTTGTTTTGATCGAGAAATTGTTTTAAATCATTTTCGGCTTGACTTCACATTAAATCATCTTGGAAAAATTTTTCTTTGTTTTGTGGATCTCTTTTTGAAAAAGAAATATAAAAAACTTTTATTTTAAAAAAATCAAGAACTTCTTGAATCATCTTAAAAAGGTGGCTAATTTCGCTAAAAATTTGCTTTTTTGTGACAAAAATATGCCCTTCAGTTAAATCCATAGCTCGAACTCGTTCTAAACCGGAAAGTGCACCTGATTTTTCATAACGATATAATCTAGATTGCTCTGAAATTCTAAAAGGCAAATTCCGATAACTAAAATGTTGCTCAGAAAATAAAATTATATGGTGAGGGCAAGTCATTGGGCGCGGAATAAGTGATTCATTTTCAACTTTAATTGGTGAAAACATGTCATCTTTATAATGTTGTAAGTGTCCTGAAATTTCATAAAGGCTTTGGTGACCAAAATGAGGGGTTAAAACTTCCCTAAAACCGTAATTTCGGTCAAATTCTAGTATTTTTTGCCTAATTTTGTTATGAATTTTCATCCCATTTTCAAGTCAAACTGGGAAACCAAGCCCAAAATAATGGCTAAAACTAAACAGTTTTAGTTTTGAACCAATTCGGCGATGATCTCTTTCTTGTCTTTCTTGTAAAATTTGAAGAAATTTTTCAAGATTTTCCTTTGAATCTCAACTTGTACCATAAATTCTAGTAAGTTGCTTATTTTTAGAATTTCCACGTCAATAGGCACCTGCAATTTTTAGTAGTTTAAAATTTTTTATTTGGTTCAAACTCTCAAGATGCCTTCCAGCGCAAAGATCTTCAAAAAGTATATTGTTTTGCTGGTCAACAATTGAAAAATAAGTCACTTTTTCAGATTTGTTTTCAAGATCAGATTTTAGCTCTTGTTTGTAAATTTGACTTTGAAAATCAAGATTTCGTCCATCTGTTTGAACAATTCTTAAATTTTTTGAAACTAATTTTTTCATTAGTTTTTCAATTTTTGCAAAATCTGATTCAGAAAGTGGACTTTCTAGATCAAAATCATAATAAAAACCATCTTCAAAAACAGGACCAATTCCTAATTTTACATTTGGGAAAAGTGTTTTTATTGCAAGTGCTAAAAGATGAGAGGTAGAATGATTGAGTTCATAATCAATTTTTAATTCCATGAGTTAAAGCCCCATTTTTTGTTTTATTGTTTTTAAATTTGAATTCGCTATTTGATTTGCTTTTATCGCCCCTTTTTCTGCAAAATCATCAACAAATTGTAGCATTTTTTGTTGCTTTTTCTGTAAATCTTCTAGAAAATTAGCAACAATCGTTCCAACCGTTTCCTTTAAAAATTTATAGGATTGATCTTGAAAAAAATTAAGCGTTTCTTCTTGATTTTTATCAGTAAAACCCATAAAAATATTCAAAAGATTGCTGATCCCAGGCTTTTCTTGGCTAAAATAAATTTTATTTTCAGAATCAGTTTTTGCTCTTTGAATTTTATTATAGGCTTCTTGAGGCGAATCGCTTAAAAAAATTGCTGAGTTTTTTTGGCTTGTTGATTTAGACATTTTTTTGGTCGGATCAGTAAGTGACATTATTTTTTGCGTATTTTGGGAAATTATAGCTTTTGGAATAACAAAATCTGTTTTATAAATTTTGTTAAAACGGTGAGCAATTTTTCGTGTAAGTTCTAAATGCTGTAATTGATCAGCACCAACGGTAACAAAATCAGGATTATATAAAAGAATATCTGCAGCCATTAAAATTGGATAAGTTAGCAAACCTGTTGGAACTTTTTCGGTATTATTTTCCTGTTTTTGACGAGATTTATCTTTAAATTGTGTCATTCTTGAGAGCTCGCCAATTGTTGTTTGGGATTGTAAAAGTCAAAAAAGTTCACTGTGAGCACTAACATCAGATTGAAAAAATAACACAGTTTTTTCAGGATCAAAACCACATGCAAGATAAAATGCAAAAATACTTGCTCGGTTTTGGGTTAATTTTTCTGCCTGGATCGGCAAAGTAAGGGCATGAAGATCAGCGACAAAAATAAAATTTTCGTATTGATCTTGAAACGAAAGACTCGGTTTTATTGAACCAAGAAAATTTCCTATCGTTAAGTTTCCGGTTGCAGTTATTCCACTTACTAATCTTTTTTTCATAGCAAAAAAATTTTAGCATAATTATACAATTTTTTTAGAAAATGAGTATAATTTAAAAAGATATTATGAAGCTAATTTCCAAAATCATTTATTTTCTTTTGCAAATTTTTAGCTTTGGTTTGTTTGCTAAACATATTAAAAAAAAACATAATAAAACAAAGTCTGAACTCACTTTTGATGATAAAATCGGTTTCAAAGTCGATGATCTAGTTAAATTTTTAGGCGGGATTAAAAATATTGACTCATGTGATTTTACAGTTTCGAGATTAAAAATTAAATTAAAATCAACTGAAGGTATCAATGTTGATGAAATTGGAAAATTAAAAGGGATTTCAGGTGTTGTTGTTGGTTTAAACGAAATTAATTTAATAGTTGGTAATAAATCTAAGGCTATTTGAAAAGCTATAAATAATTTTGAATAAGTTTAAAAACAGTTTAAAAAATCCTAAGGAAATTACATAAAAAAATGCAAAAATTTGGAACCCATACCCGTGAAACTCAAAATTCAACTGGTACAAATCAAAATTTAAGCTACGAGCGTTTACTAGCAAATTTAATCACAATTGAACGTGCAGATTCAGCACTTTTTACAAGAATTGACAACGAGAATTATATTGATTTATTTTCTGCTTTAAAAACTAGCGATCTTAGAAAATTAATCTCTTCACCAATTTCTTCTGTGTCATTAACAACAAGTGAATTTGATGATTTTATTGAAAAAATAGAATCAATTCAAGACAAAGATGAATTAGTCGAATACTTAAAAAATTCAGACTACAAACTAAACCCGCTTACACAAAGAGCGCTTAATTCTGATTTTCAGTCAGCAAAAAAAGACATATTAAATAAAATATCATATAAAAAACAAACAAGCCTGGCAAAATGAAAACGTTTGATCAAAAAAGCTTATGATATTCTTAGAGATCGAAATGTTTGACCTTTGCACATCGGATTTTGCTATATTTCTTTGTCAATTGAGGATCGAAGTTTTTTTGGGCCTTTATTTGTTAAAGAATGTGAAGTTACAATTGTAAATTCAGTGCCAAGACTTAATGCTGATGGACATATAAAACTAAATAATAAACTACTTGCATTTTTAAAGAAACTTGACATTGACTTTAATTTTGATTTTGATTTTTCAGAATTTTCAATTGAAGAAGTAATTGAAAATGTTAAAAAATTTTATAATGATAAGTTTGAAATTCCTAACATTGAAGGAAAAATTGCAAAAGATGTCTCAACTCCAGAAGATACAAT
Above is a window of Mesomycoplasma ovipneumoniae DNA encoding:
- the glpO gene encoding type 2 glycerol-3-phosphate oxidase — encoded protein: METKKLQQYDVVIIGAGIIGTNIAYELSKFKLKIAILEAKKYAASETTTGNSGIIHCGFDAKPHKLKAKFNVLGHKLWIENIFPKVDFPRQQAKSIVLAFDSEEEKIIHDLYERGIINGLSQSHLRVLSKKELETQHPLVSKQASLALECDNSWVIDPVKSSLAFLEIALKNGVDSYTDTKVVSISKNDQDLFEIETNNDENKFFQTKIIINAAGHYADEIGKLAGFSEFSQKQRRGQYLILKNHPDVKDVYFLVPQKYGKGVIVAPRPDGNILVGPTAEENIDKSKVNCLDFNLVEQIQKIGHKIIPTLDYQETIFALAGSRPIEIQDSDFVIRASYKDPNFIFAAGMQSPGLSAAPAIALEIVKLVENQINLIKK
- a CDS encoding MAG3450 family membrane protein, which codes for MYKKITKIPDFVFALLLIFIPISLIYIFFSPDFWQKEIISYWILAIIGILNFFVCFFASLVLTRLKVVDFSFVFYYSVILFSLTFLLLTYPLNSTRILLILRVILVLISIFLIIPSLIIKKKIANRLYKNKLKSTNK
- the thrS gene encoding threonine--tRNA ligase; translation: MELKIDYELNHSTSHLLALAIKTLFPNVKLGIGPVFEDGFYYDFDLESPLSESDFAKIEKLMKKLVSKNLRIVQTDGRNLDFQSQIYKQELKSDLENKSEKVTYFSIVDQQNNILFEDLCAGRHLESLNQIKNFKLLKIAGAYWRGNSKNKQLTRIYGTSWDSKENLEKFLQILQERQERDHRRIGSKLKLFSFSHYFGLGFPVWLENGMKIHNKIRQKILEFDRNYGFREVLTPHFGHQSLYEISGHLQHYKDDMFSPIKVENESLIPRPMTCPHHIILFSEQHFSYRNLPFRISEQSRLYRYEKSGALSGLERVRAMDLTEGHIFVTKKQIFSEISHLFKMIQEVLDFFKIKVFYISFSKRDPQNKEKFFQDDLMWSQAENDLKQFLDQNNVKYVEKIGEAAFYGPKIDFQIKTALNKEVTISTLQLDFLLPQKFGISFTNEFNQKETPILIHRGLIGTYERFIAILLEQTKGKLPFWLSPKQIIVIPVGEKHYEYSKKIHEILFNLGYNSEIDLRSERITRKIREANLQKTAFQIIVGDEEIAKNEITYREFGSQESFKISLVDFIELLKNREKNV
- the trpS gene encoding tryptophan--tRNA ligase, with translation MKKRLVSGITATGNLTIGNFLGSIKPSLSFQDQYENFIFVADLHALTLPIQAEKLTQNRASIFAFYLACGFDPEKTVLFFQSDVSAHSELFWLLQSQTTIGELSRMTQFKDKSRQKQENNTEKVPTGLLTYPILMAADILLYNPDFVTVGADQLQHLELTRKIAHRFNKIYKTDFVIPKAIISQNTQKIMSLTDPTKKMSKSTSQKNSAIFLSDSPQEAYNKIQRAKTDSENKIYFSQEKPGISNLLNIFMGFTDKNQEETLNFFQDQSYKFLKETVGTIVANFLEDLQKKQQKMLQFVDDFAEKGAIKANQIANSNLKTIKQKMGL
- a CDS encoding PTS transporter subunit EIIB, with the protein product MKLISKIIYFLLQIFSFGLFAKHIKKKHNKTKSELTFDDKIGFKVDDLVKFLGGIKNIDSCDFTVSRLKIKLKSTEGINVDEIGKLKGISGVVVGLNEINLIVGNKSKAIWKAINNFE